The following are encoded together in the Malaya genurostris strain Urasoe2022 chromosome 3, Malgen_1.1, whole genome shotgun sequence genome:
- the LOC131435861 gene encoding synembryn, with amino-acid sequence MHCCRKITMDADFLNRLLDGNQPQLVESLTQFNQINSQTFNFSHLTTSGQWVILWNKFFEYLTVPNMPRLVQCLIGIKILSRDKTYLNETVQMEQLDCLIDLAGIGSSGERNVSEDVQVEALKCLSNLIFQSRKCQEFCLTNSCTNGILRRIRTYKDGCVCYDIRYFDMKVLFLLTAINCDIRSKVREELHGLTYLVETLDLFMNQAADAKEFNDKDLELVNEVLKVLFNLTVRTPDNAIPEEEEEEAQFHRMAVIIHDLFFYRTLNRDKIFSLLSNIVNLLTSVPVSCYNELVTNLRQDERASKTVVPFEGKNVYVLEVLVGYLRKHFQQAEKKPDQFEILSPILTVLVKIVRASGLNRRFIRLKILPPLVNVMERPEVGTELRNYICSLLTSPCTQIADLSAELLFVLCKENVGRMIKYTGYGNAAGLFANRGLLGGRQGNTEQYSSDSEDSDTEEYKQIQHAINPVLGCYEPPKTNPLDGMSEEQKEYEAMKLVALMDQLQQQGIVQPCKIGEDGRPQPVEHILELQDEIPEQQRDHKRKT; translated from the exons ATGCATTGCTGCCGTAAGATTACGATGGATGCAGATTTTCTCAATCGATTACTTGACGGAAACCAACCTCAGCTAGTGGAATCGCTTACACAGTTCAACCAGATAAATTCACAGACTTTCAATTTCTCCCATCTAACGACCAGTGGACAATGGGTTATACTGTGGAACAAGTTTTTCGAATATCTAACCGTGCCAAACATGCCTCGGTTGGTGCAGTGTCTAATAGGTATTAAGATTCTCAGTCGGGATAAAACTTACTTGAATGAAACTGTGCAGATGGAACAGCTGGATTGCCTCATAGATCTAGCCGGCATTGGCTCGTCTGGTGAACGAAACGTTTCCGAAGATGTTCAAGTAGAGGCTCTGAAATGTTTGAGTAATTTAATATTCCAAAGCAGGAAATGCCAGGAATTTTGTTTGACCAATTCATGTACTAACGGAATTTTGAGAAGGATAAGAACATATAA GGATGGCTGTGTGTGTTACGATATCCGATATTTTGATATGAAAGTTCTGTTTTTGCTGACAGCCATAAACTGTGATATTCGATCAAAGGTTCGGGAGGAACTTCATGGATTAACATATCTTGTCGAAACATTGGATCTTTTCATGAATCAAGCTGCTGATGCAAAGGAATTCAAT GATAAAGATCTTGAATTGGTTAATGAAGTGTTAAAAGTATTGTTCAACTTGACCGTTCGGACTCCTGACAATGCAATtccagaagaagaagaagaagaagctcaATTTCATCGAATGGCTGTCATAATCCATGATCTGTTCTTTTACCGAACTCTAAACCGCGATAAAATATTCTCTCTTCTGTCGAATATAGTTAATCTGCTCACTAGTGTTCCGGTTAGCTGCTATAACGAGTTGGTCACGAATCTAAGACAGGATGAGCGTGCAAGCAAAACCGTCGTGCCATTTGAAGgaaaaaatgtctatgtgttAGAAGTTTTAGTTGGTTATCTACGCAAACACTTTCAACAAGCAGAGAAAAAACCCGACCAGTTTGAAATATTGTCCCCAATTTTGACCGTTTTAGTTAAAATCGTTCGTGCATCAGGTCTTAACAGGCGCTTCATCCGACTAAAGATTCTACCCCCGCTGGTAAACGTCATGGAGAGGCCAGAAGTGGGTACAGAGCTCCGTAATTATATTTGCTCACTGCTAACTAGTCCATGCACTCAAATTGCGGATCTTTCGGCTGAACTGCTATTTGTTTTGTGTAAGGAAAATGTTGGTCGCATGATCAAATATACCGGCTACGGCAATGCCGCcgggttgttcgcaaatcgtggaTTACTTGGAGGTCGCCAAGGAAACACAGAGCAATACTCGTCCGACTCAGAGGACAGTGATACGGAAGAGTACAAGCAAATCCAGCATGCCATAAACCCGGTGTTGGGATGTTACGAGCCCCCAAAGACAAATCCGCTCGATGGCATGTCCGAGGAACAAAAGGAGTACGAGGCAATGAAACTGGTCGCTTTGATGGATCAGTTACAGCAGCAAGGAATTGTGCAACCGTGCAAGATCGGTGAGGATGGACGACCACAACCGGTTGAAcatattctagaattgcaagatgaaattccggaacagCAAAGAGATCATAAGCGTAAAACATAA
- the LOC131435862 gene encoding NADH dehydrogenase [ubiquinone] 1 alpha subcomplex subunit 9, mitochondrial → MASLILVNGSSLARQQTGALGIICLKANYSTEEPRKLKSTNLATLKRGTGGRSSFNGIVATVFGSTGFLGRYVCNKLGKIGSQLILPYRGDHYDALRLKVVGDLGQVLFHPYDLRDEESIYKAVKYSNVVINLVGRDWETKNFKFQDVHVDGARRIARIAKQAGVEKFIHLSSLNASADPVPIVKKDGSQFLKSKYYGELAVREEFPEAIVFRPSDIYGQEDRFLRYYAHIWRRQFRAMPLWYKGERTIKQPVYCSDVAQGIINAIKDSDTQGNTYQAVGPRRYKLSELVDWFHREMRKDEEWWGYRRYDLRYDPTFMMRVRFTEFISPGFPVGELHTERVEREHVSDVIEKGVPSLEDLGVNLTLMEDQVPWELRPYRAALYYDAELGEFEKPTPPPFIH, encoded by the exons ATGGCTTCGCTAATCTTAGTTAACGGCTCCAGCTTGGCCA GACAACAGACCGGAGCACTCGGTATCATTTGTTTGAAAGCCAATTATAGCACGGAGGAACCACGCAAGTTAAAAAGCACCAATCTGGCAACTCTAAAACGCGGAACTGGTGGTCGGTCAAGTTTTAACGGGATAGTTGCGACCGTGTTCGGTAGTACCGGATTTTTAGGGCGCTATGTGTGTAACAAATTAGGAAAAATTGGATCCCAATTGATTTTGCCCTATCGTGGTGACCATTACGATGCGCTGCGTCTGAAGGTTGTGGGTGACTTAGGTCAGGTCCTGTTTCACCCATACGATCTTCGCGACGAAGAATCGATCTACAAAGCTGTCAAATATTCGAATGTTGTTATCAATCTAGTAGGTCGCGATTGGGAAacaaaaaacttcaaattccAAGACGTACATGTGGATGGAGCCCGTCGTATAGCTCGCATTGCTAAGCAAGCTGGCGTAGAGAAATTTATTCATTTGTCTAGCTTGAACGCCTCTGCTGACCCGGTGCCTATTGTGAAGAAAGATGGAAGTCAATTTCTCAAGTCTAAATACTACGGAGAGCTAGCTGTTCGAGAAGAGTTTCCAGAGGCCATTGTTTTTCGTCCCTCGGATATATATGGCCAGGAAGATCGCTTTCTACGGTACTATGCTCATATCTGGCGTAGACAGTTCCGTGCAATGCCATTGTGGTACAAAGGTGAGCGAACAATTAAACAACCAGTCTACTGTTCGGACGTCGCGCAAGGTATTATCAATGCGATCAAAGATTCGGACACTCAGGGTAACACTTACCAAGCGGTTGGCCCACGTCGATACAAACTAAGCGAGCTGGTTGATTGGTTCCACCGAGAAATGCGTAAAGACGAAGAATGGTGGGGCTACCGACGCTATGATCTACGATACGATCCAACATTCATGATGAGGGTTCGTTTTACCGAATTCATAAGCCCGGGATTTCCCGTTGGAGAACTACACACTGAAAGAGTTGAACGCGAACACGTGAGTGACGTTATTGAAAAAGGGGTTCCCTCGCTAGAAGATTTAGGAGTTAATTTAACGCTGATGGAAGATCAG GTACCGTGGGAGTTGAGACCTTACCGAGCTGCTCTTTACTACGATGCTGAATTGGGCGAATTCGAAAAACCAACACCACCGCCATTCATTCATTAA